gtgaatacgctgatgattcCTTAGATCACCTTGTTGGGAaaaagctgcctcacactgagcacatctgtaaggcttaaatccagtgtgaatacgctgatgactccttagattatcttgtcgggtaaaagctgccccacactgatcacatttgtaaggcttaaatccagtgtgaatacgctgatgactccttagactatcttgtcgggtaaaagctgccccacactgatcacatctgtaaggcttctctccagtatgaatacgctgatgattccttagactaccttgttgggaaaaagctgcctcacactgatcacatctgtaaggcttaaatccagtgtgaatacgctgatgattccttagatgaccttgttgggtaaaagctgccccacactgatcacatctgtatggcttctctccagtgtgaatacgctgatgactccttagctcaccttgtcgggtaaaagctgtcccacactgatcacatctgtaaggcttatccccagtgtgaatacacTGATGAAtccttagactaccttgttgggtaaaagctgcctcacactgatcacatttgtacggcttttctccagtgtggatacgctgatgacgccttagatgaccttgttgggtaaaagcttccccacactgatcacagctgaaCAGCTTCTTTTCAGTATGAATCCTCTTTTGGACCTTCAGACCTGGTGAAGTGGTGAGGACTTTATCCCTCCTATCACAGCAGTAACTTGTTCTCTCTTTggctttatgtttctgtaaggaaagagaaaaagacttaGATCCTGTTATTTGCTGACCGGACAAATCCTTTTTCAGTTCAAGTCCTGTCTTTCATGTTTGCAGTGAAACAATGAAGAGTTTTATGTCTGAGTGCTATGTTAAGCATGTTCTGTTATCCATGGCTCTTGACAGCCAGAAACATTCAgatctttaaactttatttatatagcactttccaTGCAGGTagagtgcaacacaaagtgctttacattaataagtaaaaagaaacaatccCCCTTGaccccccccactccccgtaCCCTCATTCATACAACATACAAAGAAATACACACAGCATACTATTCAGATGCATACACCCCCGGCACCCCAGCACCCCCCCCACCCTTGAGATAAAAATGGAGTATGGCTGAgcactagggctgggtattgttCAGAACCTAACGATTcgatttgattttgattctttaggtttcgattcgattgatattgatttaaatgcttcgatatcgattcagtaagacgtagaaatacacaaatacctgttggcaatttttcattatttttattttcattcctataacacgtggcatgttacttcacatagaaatgaactgaGCAATTAAACTTAGCAGCACCGTAATGGCTCACGTACGCATTTgtactgtagtacaaaagttaaaataaaaaataaaaaaaacatgacagttCTGTATCAACATGATCCGCAGGTTTGTTGTGTTGCTCTTCGGCGCAGCAACACGACAAACCTGCGGATCATGTTGACACAGAACTgtcaagtttttattttattttaacttttgtactacagtactgactcggcgcagagcctccaccacactgagttgttgtattacttatttattacatattatatatttaattatttaatacatcctaaagaaattgccattccgtttctgtgtgtgtgtgtgtgtggtggtagtGGACGGGACGGGACAGGACGGgaacggggtgggggggtgcCAGCCCACCCCCCATACCCATGCAAGttatgatgttgttttgttgtgtgtatgttgcttttctgtgctgctgtgtttttttgcaccttgacactgggTATTTAATACACAGTgggaagatgcctttttttttccctcctcctccatctcagtgtcatccttcctccAAGAAATGGCGTCCATATAAATGGTGCTatcggtgtgaaccggagtcaagttctctcgtctgatttatgtctgacttggcaataaagctttttctgattctgatcataAACCATGTAGTGACAATCGAACACACATACTAATCAAAATGATCAGTGTACTATatagaaaaacatttcaatatTAAAACACTCACAGACTGTGCCAAATAAAAGGTGTAATCAGAAGGATGGTATAGGATACAATTTGATTCTCCACTGCTTTGTCATCTGATTAACATGGAAGCTCAAACTAAATAAAAGGGGTGTGGGACATACCAACTTCATTTTAGGAACCTCTGCCCCTTGAGGGCAGGGCAGAATAGTCTTTATTAGAGTCTGGGCTTAAAAATTCAATTTAAACATTTCAGTTTCACTGGGCCCTGGATAGCCCAGTGGGTTAAGCAGGCCCCATTTACAAGGCTATTGCCCTCATGCAGGGagcgcaggtttgaatcctggggtctcatgtacaaagagtcaGTGGATTTCAATGTGCCTGGAATTCTTgcgtatgcaaaaaaaaaaaaaaaaaaaaaaaaaaaaaaaaatctgattctcAAAACTCAAATGCGacaagacaactttacagaattTTTTTCCCGTCCAGACACAGTTTAGGATGTTGGGAATATGGCTTGTATCtccagtagtcgtcccatacggtcatCATGgcgacagagatgtccgacttGTCAGCAGCTCCCGCTGAAAGCATCGTGTTGGTCTGAACTGGAgcagatccagaaggatcctcttggtacctaaaccagctaaCTAACTTACTAACTTACCAACCCTAACCCACTGAAAGATTTTGGCtgttgtttgtattgttgttgttgtttcaatctctgtgacctggtcaggttgaaaatctatttttccaGAGATGGACAATTTTTTagcacatatgttcaatatatgaaataaattacagttgcatttgaatgcaaaaggtgtgtgtgtgtgtgtgtgtgtgtgtgtgtgtgtgtgtgtgtgtgtgtgtgtgtgtgtgtgtgtgtgtgtgtgtgtgtgtgtgtgtgtgtgtgtgtgtgtgtgtgtgtgtgtgtgtgtgtgtgtggctagaAAATTCTGTTATGTACAAAAGACCTGGCAAAAatgtttgggaaccactgcagcACCACAAGGACACGGCCTGAAAACTGGACTGTCTTAAGTGTTGCATCCTTTGTTCAGGGCTTGTGGACTAACTCAGTGAACCCAGCTAGGATATTTTGTACCTTTTGAACTTTCATTTATGGAGGTGAAGTTTATTTGGTTTTGTCTGATTTGAAGCCAATTTAAGGTGTTTCatgttcatttaaaatgatATGTTCATTGTTACTACTACTGATGAGCctaagttattattattgttcacCGTTGACCGTTAAAAGTATTGTGTTGCATTCAATACATTAAcatgagaataaagttattatctccaaatggaaatgtttattcAGAGGTTTTCtcattacatgaataaaaacacttttgaatttgaatccCATTCACTAATGCCCTGCCTACAGTCTACATGTTGAGAGCTTTCTTAGGACTGGTTATGTTATCAACATGTCAAAAGGCAGCATCAGACacatggtggtgatgctgctatgAGCTGTTGGACGGGTGAGTATGAGTAAGGACAGAATCCACACTAAAAAGAAATGTGACTACACCACTGGCTGCAACAATTCCTCCAGTAACTCCATTACAAACAAAGATCAAGGAATTTTCTTTGCCTTGAATTCAGCCTCATTTAATTGAAGGGTAAATGTAAACCTCCAGACTGCTGCATCCGTGAGCGCCGCCACATtcatcattatatatattatatattcagACGTAGACCAgtttaaaagtctcttgggaaggtcacgtgtttgtgttttctgctgctCAGTTCAAACTactgacaataaaataaaggtttGGATCATCAGCCGCAGACAGACAATGTGCATTATTTCTTTTCATGCACTCCTGAGAAACTTGATGTACAGATTTATGAGTCGTTTGGACGAGTCTCAAAACTCTATTATCAAACTGCTGGCTAACCCCGGCCTCAGTGCAACAAGATATCAGTCTCCGTTCTGGAGACACTGGTATGAGAGTCTCTTGTTGtagctgttgtttttatgtatttatgttctcttagtgtttttatgtgtctgtatgtttttaatggtctgcacaaataaagttgatgatgatgatgatgatgatgatgatgatgatgatgatgatgatgatgatgatgatgatgatgatgatagactgaacactgacctgcagaccagcggaggaagagtccgctttggtcctgctggactcctggtcctggttctgatccttgATCTGATCCTGGTCCATCGAGTGTTTCCTGCTGGTAAATGTAGGATTATCGGAGACATAAATGTTGTATTTAGAGGTAAATGTTCTCCCCCCGACAGCGCTGTATTCACTCTAGTGTTTAATAGAGTCTAACAGAAACTCACCTCTTGGTAGCGTCGGCACGGACTGGATTCACGGAACCACGGCAGCttcttttactgttttattttattttttcctcgcTCCACTTCCGCATCTCTCGGGAGGAGCGTttcgtttcagccaatcagagtcgttgttttgtttcagccaatcagtgGGATTTCCCATttcccagttggatttttcaactggaacgcccctcgaagtgggatttcccactgggaaagtgggagagtcttcaccacccccgagttcacattccaagatggctgccccggttgtaaacagtagaagagagctctgtaaaaattcgtagcacttcattctagttttggtcacactaaatcagtcgtatacaagtattgttcggcatatatatactgctatagtgtaatttacatttttcatgtggtatatgcgaactacaaacttgtttacctactttgtaactggaacgctgataactcggctgtgacgtcattcccagctgccagttccgacttccgaggtaaatggaacgcagcagtAAGCAACTAGAACAACTAGATCGTGTCCTACATACTCCGGgtcagtaggtggcggtatgcaccttacaGCTGGTACTGCAATCCgccaaaaaacacaaagaagaaCTGCACCGCCATGCGTACCTTTAAAAACAAGTCAAGATGTCTCTACAGAGGCTCCACACCTCGTcctaaaaagaggaaaagtcaACGAAAATATCGACGGGAGTGGGAAGAGGGCAGCCCGTGGCTCGATAGTAGCTGACTACATTTAcctgcagtcaaaattcgggttaaggtgaatattccggttactgaaaggACATGGTGAGTACGCGGCTCGTTCCTCCACGTTGAAACTATTTTACTTCCATCTGCTTCCATCTACGTCTAATAGTTTGTTTTGACGCCGTAAAATGTCCCTATGATATCACTTAAACCTTTACTTTGTTTCTATGTCGATATTGCGGCTTTATTAAGTGTTTTGATTGAAGATGACTGGGTTGATGTGTAGTTGGTGTGAGGACGATAACACTCCTTGGCACGTTTTTGTTTCTTGTTATATTATTGTAGTGTTTTGGTTTATCTTTGTGTTAAATTGTGATCATCTTGAGCCAAAGACGTAATTTATGGGAACAGCAGCGTGAGTCTGGTTGTCttaccggtgttgtgccaaaaagtgatttcctgccaaaatctgatttctcccctgaaaatggttCTTTTcccctgccaaaaattgattgaaggccaaatacagttaatgaaaggttgtttctacctaaatatgacttgatctcattcttgagcttcataatataaacactatagttcacatgattgcttttaactcttttaaaggaccattacaacacaaaataggcattttcacctggcaaaaattgattgaaggccaaatacagttaaagaaaagttgtttctgcctaaatatgacttgatctcattcttgagcttcataatctgaaaatctgacgttttatcGTTCGACGGGCTAATGAGCGCGCTCCCGCttccagaaatcagattctggcagggaatcactttttggcacaacaccggaatctgatttcttctgatttctggcagCGGGAGCGCGCTCATTAGCCCGTtgagcgctaaaacgtcagattttcagattatgaagctcaagaatgagatcaagtcatatttaggcagaaacaacttttcattaactgtatttggccttcaatcaatttttgccaggtgaaaatgcctattttgtgttgtaatggtccttttaaaagcaatcctgtgagcactagtgtttatattatgaagctcaagaatgagatcaaatcatatttaggtagaaacaacctttcattaactgtatttggcgtTCAGTCAATTTTTGgaaggtaaaaagacccattttcaggggagaaatcaggttctggcaggcaatcactttttggcaccacACCGGGCATTAGCTTAGCATTTGGCTTAGCCGCAAACATCCCCCAGAAGCTGTATTAATAATAACTTTAATCAAAGGTACGTTTCCTATGTGTATTAATTAATTCACGTCAATACTTGGTTGCAATTAGGTCTTTATTGAATATTTGGAGCAGCGTTGTGTTTGCATGGTGACGTCTCTGTTCTCATACTTGGACTTAAGACTTAAGAAGTTGGTGTGTTTGAAGACATCTATTTAGAAATAAGACTCATTTTGATCAATGTTTACTTAAACCTCGGTGTAGAATGAGATTTTAACAGTACAAAGGGTTTCTCAAAAGCCTACCtgattatttagttttatttagtttatttatatttagcaatataagactaattgaacaataaatgtaaaaacattgaaataacatgcaaggaaaggaagaagcctggtggcttctATAGAATCCTTtctatatatgaataaaaaacaaaagctacacaagggggagtaaaaaaaaaaaaaaaaaacactacaaaatgtaactcagattaaataataaacactacaaagatgaaacaataagaaagttctttaaatgttttttgaatattggcaaggatggtgatgatttaagagatttattgagtgaattccacaaccTGATGATGCTTGAATTGTGGTTAGTTCATAAAGCCTTGTATTTATCACTCCAATATCACCTTTTTCCTAACTCCACAGCCTAAAGGAAAGAAGGCTAAGGGGAAGAAGGTGGCTCCGGCCCCTTCTGTGGCCAAGAAACATGAGGCCAAGAAGGTCGTCAACCCCCTCTTTGAAAAGAGGCCCAAGAACTTTGGCATCGGTGAGTGTTTAGTTATTATTCCTGGGATTGTAGTAGTGCAGATGATGTAAACGAATATTTGCTATCTTAATACTAATGCTGACAATTTCCCACCAAGATCGCTGATGCACTTTAAAACGAGGACGGAAGAGTTTACTGTTTGATGAtcgtatgttaaaaaaaaaaaatgtatattatgTCCTCCACAGGCCAGGATGTTCAGCCCAAGCGTGATTTAACACGCTTCGTGAAATGGCCTCGTTATATCCGCCTGCAAAGGCAACGCTCCATCCTCTACAAGCGTCTGAAGGTTCCCCCTGCAATCAACCAGTTCACCCAGGCTCTGGATCGCCAGACTGGTAAGATTCACATTGGTGTcatgtaggggtgtaacaatatatcgtgccacgaaatttcccgatacaaaaacgtcacgaaacgtgtcgtggaggtgacaaagtgtatcgcgatattatattattaatattaaactattgtgttgactagaaacgcgcatccgaccgcagCCGCGGCTCGACCCGCGgaacaaaatcttcctccgctcagaagaaactagttccgttttgcggtcccgatcacggacttttagggttttgagctctgaacctttaagtctggtgtagagttaagccttaccttattaaatgaaacctttttcgggtcggggAAAACTTCTTCAAAGTTCGAGAGTACTttactgtccgctcaacagtgtaggattttagaacatcaacacagcacctagtgccgtactgtgctGTATccctccgcccaatctaaaacagactaatcactacagataaactgactagtgtcattatagtccctgatttacatcagaatatatttataaaataatgaaccctgaattaccaaaataaccttctaaaaaaaaaaaaaaaaatctcctcttacacttataaggtgagcatgaatcaatcttttttattatgtaaaattgtatgtatttatttacttttagttgttacatttctggaaaagaaaaaagtaaaatcatacatgagagaaactattcagtttgtggtgaaatatttgtacttgtatgaaactgaagatgcataatgcaaacctgacatttacttttagttcagtttgtggaaaatggttggcctggctttctctttaaaacttaaacagttataaagcattacaaactgtaacaatagggcaaacacacagtattgttttgtattttgtgtctttcaaataaaaaaacattttttccagtcatatgttcctcattcaaggttgttaaaaaggtactgctataatatcgtatcgttatcgtgacctcaatatcgtgtatcgtgagattagtgtatcgttacacccctagtgtcaTGATGAAGTGCTCCCAGGTTAGATTGTGGGTTCTTGATGATACTGTTGCTGCTTTGCAAATGATGTGAACAAATATTTGCTATCTGAGTCGTGCTGACTATTCCCACCAAGATCACTGATGCAGTCGCTTGAAATATTGCATTGCTCCATGGGTCGATGGTGGAGTTTTTAACGTAGGATTTTCCTCTTCAGCCACCCAGCTGTTCAAGTTGGCCCACAAATACAGGCCAGAGACCAAGCAGGAGAAGAGGCAGAGGCTGCTCGCGCGTGCTGAGCAGAAGGCTGCTGGAAAGGGAGACACTCCCACCAAGAGGCCTC
This window of the Cololabis saira isolate AMF1-May2022 chromosome 21, fColSai1.1, whole genome shotgun sequence genome carries:
- the LOC133422202 gene encoding large ribosomal subunit protein eL8, encoding MPKGKKAKGKKVAPAPSVAKKHEAKKVVNPLFEKRPKNFGIGQDVQPKRDLTRFVKWPRYIRLQRQRSILYKRLKVPPAINQFTQALDRQTATQLFKLAHKYRPETKQEKRQRLLARAEQKAAGKGDTPTKRPPVLRAGVNTVTSLVESKKAQLVVVAHDVDPIELVVFLPALCRKMGVPYCIVKGKARLGKLVHRKTCTSVAFTQTNPEDKGALAKLVEAIKTNYNDRYEEIRRHWGGNILGPKSTARFTKLEKAKAKELATKLG